The DNA region TGGGCAATGATGTATGACCTTACAGGCTTTAAAGCGGGCGATATCAAAAAACACTTAATTCCAGATTGGGTGGCTCTAAAAGATAAAGTGAAAATAACTGAAGACCCCAGTTACCTGCATCACAAAGGCAAGCCGGTCATTTCTGTTTGGGGCATTGGCTTTGATAATGACCGGAAATACTCCCTAAAAGAAACCGAAGAGCTCATTGATTTTCTAAAAAATGATCCGGTTTATGGTGGCAATACAGTCATAGTCGGAACCCCTAGTTTTTGGAGAGAAGAAACTCGAGATGCCTTAAAAAACTCTCGCCTTCACGAAGTCTTGGCCAAAGCCGATATTATCAGTCCATGGACACCCGGTCGTTACAGGACTCCTAAACAAGCCACAGAGCATGCTCAGCAGGTCATTAAACCCGATGTCAAATGGTGCGCTGAAAGAAATCTCGAGCACTACCCTGTGATCTTCCCCGGCTTCAGTTGGCAAAACCTCATGCGAACAAAAGGTCAAGATGCCAAACTTAACCACATCCCCCGCCTCAAAGGTCAATTCATGTGGACTCAGGCATCAGAATACAAAAAAGCCGGAGCCAAGATGCTTTACGTCGCCATGTTTGATGAAGTTGATGAAGCCACTGCCATCATGAAATGTACCAATAATCCCCCAGTGGGAAAAAGTAATTTCATCGATTACGAAGGCTTACCCAGTGATCACTACCTGAAGCTCTGCGGTGAAATCAGAAAAATGCTCAATTCCAAATCGACTCCCCCTCTCAAAATCCCCAGTCCTTTAAGGCCTTAAGGTTTTTTATTCATAACTCCGGGCTGAACCCCGGAGCTTATTACATTTGCCGCCTCCGGCGACATGAATGTAATGTTGTTCAATTATACCCAAGGCTGACGCCCTTGGGCTAAGTTATGGCATGCCTTCGGCATTCAACCCGAGTCCCAAGGGGACGGTATAGTACGGCCTTTGTCACTTAAGAATAGCCTCCAAGTACCCCTTGATATCAATACATACTTGTTCTAAACTAAGGTCAAGCTTTAACTTTTTAGTAAAAGCTTTCCATCGAATTTTAATAGAAGGGTCATCGTAGAAGTATTCAGTGAGTGAACTAATGCCTTCAGAAGGATAGTCTGTGCCACGTCGCTTAAAAGTAGATACAATAGCCTCTTTAAGTATCTCTTCATCAAAACCAAATTGGGTACAGATGATCCAGACATCGTAGAAGTCCTTCATTCTACTATTCGCCAAGTCCAATAAAACCATAGCTTGTAGTTTCTCAGCTATTACAGTTTCACGATTATATACCTTAAGTCTAGGAGCTGGAAGAGTATCTATAAGGACTTTGAAGTCGGCTTCTGTCGCAGGGGGTGTTACGATGTCGCCCGTTCCCATATCAAGCTGCATAGGTATAGGTATATGTCCAAGTTTAGACTTGAGAGTTACTCGAAGCCCTTGATACTCTTGGCTTTCTTTAATGGGGATAATTTTGATACTTTCAGCATCGTATTCCATAGCATCACCTTGCTCTACTTTGGTACTACAAATGTCGATGATAACTTGTTGAATATTGTTAGGAGAAATATCTCCTGTGATCAGGAAATCAGCATCTTTGGTTGGTCGAAAAGATTTATCACTCCACAAGATAAAAAGCATAGCTCCTTTTAAAGTGATTCGATTTTTATGCTCACTTAAACCAAGTCGATAAAGAAAGCGTTCTAAGGAATAACGGACCTGAAGGATGTTTGGGTTGATCCCCTGAGCCTTAGCTTGATTGCGTAAAAGCTGTTGAACTGATGCGGCCTTACTCATTACAGCGACTCGATATAGGGCATCATTATATTTCTCATACGACATTTAGTGGCAAGTTCAATAAGTTCTTTACGTGATGTTTTTTTCAGTTGTATAGCTTCTCTTAGGGCTTCCAAGGCAACATCGATACCGACTTTATTTCGATGTTTGAAACAGTCTACCACTGTTTTAGTAGGGCTGTAAACTTTGATAGTAGCACCTGAAATATCGTGCTCTTCAATTCCCAATTGATAAAGTTCTTTATTTGGGTGAATATACTGGATATCGTATTCATCAAGTTTAGCTTCTTTG from Lentisphaera araneosa HTCC2155 includes:
- a CDS encoding glycoside hydrolase family 71/99-like protein — encoded protein: NKLKSELEELLAIRKSMSPYRGFKNSKIDNQGLHGKIMCGYQGWFTAKGDGSGSDWTHYKAGKELKPGSITIDLWPDMSEMDKDEKYPTPFKHADGSTAYLFSSYNGKTVDRHFGWMKDYKINGVFLQRFGVNLKRPDLYKRRNVITHHVQSAANKHGRTWAMMYDLTGFKAGDIKKHLIPDWVALKDKVKITEDPSYLHHKGKPVISVWGIGFDNDRKYSLKETEELIDFLKNDPVYGGNTVIVGTPSFWREETRDALKNSRLHEVLAKADIISPWTPGRYRTPKQATEHAQQVIKPDVKWCAERNLEHYPVIFPGFSWQNLMRTKGQDAKLNHIPRLKGQFMWTQASEYKKAGAKMLYVAMFDEVDEATAIMKCTNNPPVGKSNFIDYEGLPSDHYLKLCGEIRKMLNSKSTPPLKIPSPLRP
- a CDS encoding nucleotidyl transferase AbiEii/AbiGii toxin family protein; amino-acid sequence: MSKAASVQQLLRNQAKAQGINPNILQVRYSLERFLYRLGLSEHKNRITLKGAMLFILWSDKSFRPTKDADFLITGDISPNNIQQVIIDICSTKVEQGDAMEYDAESIKIIPIKESQEYQGLRVTLKSKLGHIPIPMQLDMGTGDIVTPPATEADFKVLIDTLPAPRLKVYNRETVIAEKLQAMVLLDLANSRMKDFYDVWIICTQFGFDEEILKEAIVSTFKRRGTDYPSEGISSLTEYFYDDPSIKIRWKAFTKKLKLDLSLEQVCIDIKGYLEAILK